In one Geoglobus acetivorans genomic region, the following are encoded:
- a CDS encoding SAM-dependent methyltransferase yields the protein MLYGVSLGPGDAELVTLRAKKVIEQVDEVIVPGRLAENVVRNYREDVRVVEFPMGNAEKIVDVLSSELAQRCVEEDIAFCVLGDVAFFSTFQDVFHAVKQRNPGVDVELVPGVPSFTAVFSKLKRFVDSSFRVSSALDGEERYVVVLKAVKSLELAETLRNEGYRVVQVERMFMEGESIGEPKEKSSYFTLLVGWR from the coding sequence ATGCTTTACGGAGTTAGTCTTGGGCCGGGCGATGCGGAACTTGTAACTCTCAGGGCTAAAAAAGTGATCGAGCAGGTGGATGAAGTTATTGTGCCGGGAAGGCTTGCTGAGAACGTGGTAAGAAATTACAGGGAGGATGTCAGAGTCGTTGAATTTCCGATGGGCAATGCTGAGAAAATTGTTGATGTGCTTTCCAGTGAGCTTGCACAGAGATGCGTTGAAGAGGACATAGCTTTCTGTGTGCTGGGAGATGTTGCATTTTTTTCGACGTTTCAGGATGTGTTCCATGCTGTGAAACAGAGGAATCCTGGAGTTGATGTTGAACTTGTTCCAGGTGTACCGAGCTTTACAGCCGTTTTCTCAAAACTTAAAAGGTTTGTTGACTCTTCTTTCAGAGTAAGTTCGGCTCTCGATGGCGAAGAGCGATATGTAGTTGTTTTAAAAGCAGTCAAGTCTTTGGAACTGGCTGAAACGCTCAGAAATGAGGGCTACAGAGTTGTCCAGGTAGAGAGGATGTTCATGGAGGGAGAGTCCATTGGGGAGCCGAAAGAAAAGTCGTCGTATTTCACTTTGCTGGTGGGGTGGAGATGA
- a CDS encoding cobalt-precorrin-5B (C(1))-methyltransferase has product MKDPLELYSYPEEWVEREAEKTGPDRVRSRIESGLYILTHRGWLKRGITTATTASASAIGAIASLFGESEKVEVWTPAGIYVEVGVKAKNGVAVAKKFSGDHSFDVTDGVEIRAEVSESLEFGEGIGRFRRKPAVSLSARNQILRNIEMTRAKYDYDGSVRITIPKGNALATLTDNPRIGIKGGISILGTTGFVEPWCDELVDAKVMIAKQYDRVVLTTGRKGWKWARENLKGFQPFVMGVYFEKALRELDGEIVIAGLPSLIIKWAIPEMRGKILRGIDPEKYRKTVLEKAREINSNVLDVILLRS; this is encoded by the coding sequence ATGAAAGACCCTCTTGAACTTTACAGTTACCCGGAGGAATGGGTCGAAAGGGAGGCAGAGAAGACAGGCCCTGACAGAGTGAGGAGCAGGATAGAGTCAGGACTTTACATTCTCACCCACAGGGGATGGCTGAAGAGAGGTATAACAACTGCGACAACCGCCTCAGCTTCGGCGATAGGAGCGATAGCATCCCTTTTCGGAGAAAGTGAGAAGGTCGAGGTATGGACTCCCGCCGGGATATATGTCGAGGTGGGAGTTAAAGCAAAAAACGGGGTGGCAGTGGCAAAAAAATTCTCTGGAGACCACTCGTTTGATGTCACTGACGGTGTTGAGATAAGAGCAGAGGTGAGTGAAAGTCTCGAGTTTGGAGAGGGTATTGGTAGGTTCAGACGAAAACCTGCTGTCAGTCTCTCGGCCAGGAATCAAATTCTCAGAAATATCGAAATGACAAGAGCAAAATACGATTATGATGGTTCAGTCAGAATAACTATTCCCAAAGGTAATGCTTTAGCCACTCTCACGGACAATCCCCGAATCGGAATAAAGGGTGGGATTTCCATCCTCGGAACCACTGGCTTCGTCGAACCCTGGTGTGATGAGCTTGTTGATGCCAAGGTGATGATAGCCAAGCAGTATGATCGCGTGGTGCTCACGACAGGCAGGAAGGGGTGGAAGTGGGCGAGAGAAAATCTGAAAGGTTTTCAACCGTTCGTCATGGGGGTTTATTTTGAGAAGGCTCTTCGGGAGCTTGATGGGGAGATAGTCATCGCCGGGCTGCCGTCTCTGATTATCAAGTGGGCGATTCCGGAGATGAGGGGAAAAATCCTGAGGGGGATTGATCCTGAAAAATACAGAAAGACAGTCCTTGAAAAAGCAAGGGAGATAAACAGCAACGTTTTGGATGTGAT
- a CDS encoding cobalamin biosynthesis protein, with product MWEKLADCDAIVAIMPTGIVVRGVCGIIKSKWADPAIVVIDKGMNYAVPLLGGHHGANEIALRLEKLGMRAVITTAMEFEDGLSVGIGFRKNSMAEEIICAIERALKEIGAGKNDIRVISTWEGKKGSEELIRVSDYFKRPLMFLSDQEINSTEVLSESKADRIGLKSVSEACALYFSREKKILLPKKIYGGVTVAIAR from the coding sequence GTGTGGGAGAAACTTGCTGATTGTGATGCAATCGTTGCCATCATGCCCACCGGCATTGTCGTCAGGGGGGTGTGTGGAATTATAAAGAGCAAATGGGCTGATCCTGCTATCGTGGTGATTGACAAGGGGATGAATTATGCAGTACCTCTCCTGGGAGGGCACCATGGAGCGAACGAGATTGCTCTGAGGCTTGAGAAGCTTGGAATGAGGGCAGTGATAACCACCGCAATGGAGTTCGAGGATGGGCTGAGTGTGGGCATCGGATTCAGGAAAAATTCCATGGCTGAAGAAATAATCTGCGCTATTGAACGGGCTTTGAAGGAAATTGGGGCTGGAAAGAATGATATCCGTGTAATTTCAACGTGGGAGGGAAAAAAAGGCAGCGAGGAACTGATAAGGGTGTCTGATTACTTTAAGAGACCTCTCATGTTTCTGAGTGATCAGGAAATTAACAGCACGGAAGTCCTGTCTGAATCTAAGGCTGACCGTATCGGACTTAAGAGTGTTAGCGAGGCATGTGCTCTTTATTTTTCGAGAGAAAAAAAGATTTTACTTCCCAAAAAAATTTACGGAGGCGTTACAGTTGCAATCGCAAGGTAA
- a CDS encoding cobalt-precorrin-4/precorrin-4 C(11)-methyltransferase, translating into MKVYFAGFGPGNPELLTVKAYKLLKEADLIIYPGSLVEAGFLDEFSGEKVDSYGKSLEEIVDLIEKAVREGKLVVRLQSGDPSIYGAINEQIAELEKRGIEVEVIPGVSSIFASASAMKSELTSPDIPSVVVTRPAGMTLEKDEIEEFARTNSTLVILLGIDKIRDIAERVGKIRGYDEPVCVVYRASREDERVIEGTLADIADKVEKAGIRKTATIIIGRAIKTARRSILYASR; encoded by the coding sequence ATGAAGGTATATTTTGCGGGTTTCGGTCCTGGCAACCCGGAACTTCTTACAGTAAAAGCCTACAAACTGCTAAAGGAGGCAGATCTCATAATCTACCCGGGTTCGCTTGTTGAGGCTGGGTTTCTGGATGAATTCAGTGGTGAAAAGGTGGACAGCTACGGGAAAAGTCTCGAGGAAATCGTTGATTTAATTGAAAAGGCCGTCAGAGAGGGGAAACTTGTGGTCAGGTTGCAGAGCGGCGATCCAAGCATTTACGGGGCGATAAATGAGCAGATTGCGGAGCTTGAAAAGCGTGGGATTGAGGTTGAGGTGATCCCGGGAGTCAGCAGCATCTTTGCATCCGCATCCGCAATGAAGAGCGAGTTAACCTCGCCAGACATCCCGAGTGTGGTGGTAACAAGACCGGCAGGCATGACACTCGAGAAGGATGAGATTGAGGAGTTTGCGAGAACAAATTCCACGCTGGTAATTTTGCTGGGGATAGATAAAATCAGAGATATTGCCGAGAGAGTGGGGAAAATCAGAGGTTATGATGAGCCCGTGTGCGTTGTTTACAGGGCGAGCAGAGAGGACGAGCGGGTTATTGAGGGAACTCTTGCCGATATCGCTGACAAGGTAGAAAAGGCAGGAATCAGAAAAACTGCAACAATAATCATAGGCAGAGCCATAAAAACTGCAAGGAGGTCGATACTATACGCATCGCGGTAG
- the cobJ gene encoding precorrin-3B C(17)-methyltransferase, protein MQSQGKLYVVGIGPGCRELLTLKAKEVLESADYVIGHKRYLDFVRDIITGKIVESGMGREVERVKKAIGLAGEGYLVCLVSGGDPSIYGLAPLVAEVIYRNGIEIDWEVVPGVSALNAASPLFGSAIAGDHAVISLSDLLTPWALIERRLRTALEGDFVIALYNPSSRKRKSRLENAVEIIQEYRGNCFVALARNVCRDGEDIRVVRLDEVVGLADMHTLIIIPSSGTIVDGGQMITPRGYSEKYDLEV, encoded by the coding sequence TTGCAATCGCAAGGTAAGCTTTATGTCGTTGGGATAGGACCCGGATGCAGGGAATTGCTTACGCTTAAAGCTAAAGAAGTCCTTGAAAGTGCAGATTATGTTATAGGGCATAAAAGATACCTTGATTTTGTCAGAGATATTATAACTGGCAAGATCGTAGAGAGCGGAATGGGCAGAGAGGTTGAGAGAGTGAAAAAGGCCATAGGGCTTGCAGGGGAAGGTTATCTTGTCTGTCTTGTTAGCGGTGGAGATCCCAGCATTTACGGACTTGCCCCTCTTGTTGCGGAGGTCATTTACAGGAATGGAATCGAAATTGACTGGGAAGTGGTTCCGGGAGTTTCTGCCTTAAATGCAGCTTCCCCTCTGTTTGGCTCTGCCATAGCCGGGGATCATGCCGTGATCAGTTTGAGTGACCTGCTCACTCCATGGGCCCTCATCGAAAGGAGGCTGAGAACTGCACTTGAGGGGGATTTTGTTATTGCGCTGTACAATCCCTCGAGCAGAAAGAGGAAATCCCGGCTGGAAAATGCTGTTGAAATAATTCAGGAGTACAGGGGCAACTGCTTTGTTGCCCTCGCCAGAAATGTTTGCAGGGATGGTGAGGATATCAGGGTTGTGCGACTCGATGAGGTTGTAGGACTTGCGGACATGCATACGCTGATCATAATCCCTTCGTCTGGAACAATCGTGGATGGTGGTCAGATGATAACTCCAAGAGGATATTCGGAGAAATATGATCTGGAGGTGTGA
- a CDS encoding precorrin-8X methylmutase: MGNVTLDADEIVRKSYGIVEKYVRGETLEEKVIQRCIIATGDPNVKDLIVFKGNAVEAGILAVLENTTVVCDVNMVSAGINRRRFRGDVFVAVKHGNDTRLTRAMCGMYALREKVDGGIAIVGNAPSAAIALYNLVQEGVRPKFIIATPVGFVNASESKEMIRELDIPSITTAGTRGGSTLAVAVFNALVNLAYERPS; this comes from the coding sequence ATGGGCAACGTCACGTTAGATGCGGACGAAATTGTGAGGAAGAGTTACGGGATTGTGGAGAAGTATGTCAGGGGAGAAACTCTGGAAGAAAAAGTCATTCAGAGGTGCATAATTGCAACCGGAGATCCGAATGTAAAGGATCTAATCGTTTTTAAAGGAAACGCTGTTGAGGCAGGAATACTGGCGGTGCTTGAGAACACAACAGTTGTGTGCGATGTGAACATGGTTTCTGCGGGGATAAACAGGAGAAGGTTCAGAGGGGATGTGTTTGTGGCCGTTAAGCATGGGAATGACACCAGACTTACGAGAGCCATGTGCGGAATGTACGCTCTGAGGGAAAAGGTGGATGGAGGAATCGCCATTGTGGGCAATGCACCATCTGCGGCAATAGCTCTTTACAATCTCGTGCAGGAAGGTGTGAGGCCAAAGTTCATCATAGCAACGCCCGTGGGGTTTGTGAATGCCAGTGAGTCGAAGGAAATGATCCGGGAGCTTGATATTCCGTCAATCACGACCGCAGGCACGAGAGGTGGCTCGACACTCGCAGTTGCCGTGTTCAACGCCCTCGTGAATCTTGCTTATGAAAGACCCTCTTGA